One genomic segment of Pedobacter endophyticus includes these proteins:
- a CDS encoding RagB/SusD family nutrient uptake outer membrane protein — MKKIISLLLLITITASYSCKKDFLQRDVGIQSDLEEVFKDPLLASRFGDFTYTLSITDYGRLSGYKGMTSQFTDESIANNGQIEVAAMNTGQFLDPGASDVTGIYSQMYRGIRNANLMLSNMGKTPWTELYNPNYIKGEQLYLRAYFYFELLRRFGGVVLLTEAQDFTEASTDLSRASYDETLALILKDIEESIKLLPLTNSDWPNSAAQSNRATGAAAMALKARALLFDASPLNNPDGDVSKWKKASAASKAIIDLNKFSLEANYANVLTVANSSEYIRIWPRGGRGFIGTYLSDFLIPTSYGGAQSNLSPLQNHVDLYEMANGKPITDPTSGYNPQNPYVNRDPRFYVNILYNNVTWQGRPVQTWQTEPNAQGIVTYGTDISSATSITKTSYYLKRLWPETSRSGSNASALLNYVFYRYAEVLLNYAEALNEESGPTGDVYNAVNAIRLRAKMPALPVGLTQAQMRDRIRNERAVEFAFEDMRWWDILRWKKGAEIVAQPMKGMKVIKNANGTFTYSVVELPAFSKVFNDQMYLYPIPRSEMNKTSGALKQNPGW, encoded by the coding sequence ATGAAAAAAATCATAAGTCTTTTGTTATTGATTACCATAACAGCCAGCTACTCCTGCAAAAAAGATTTCCTGCAAAGAGATGTAGGCATTCAAAGTGATTTGGAAGAGGTTTTTAAAGACCCGTTGCTGGCTTCCAGATTTGGAGATTTTACCTACACGCTCTCTATAACAGATTATGGCCGCTTAAGCGGATATAAAGGAATGACATCTCAGTTTACTGATGAATCTATTGCCAACAATGGCCAGATTGAGGTTGCAGCGATGAATACCGGCCAGTTTCTTGATCCAGGAGCATCTGATGTGACCGGTATTTATTCGCAAATGTACAGAGGTATCCGCAATGCAAATTTAATGCTTTCCAATATGGGCAAAACCCCATGGACTGAGTTGTATAATCCTAATTATATTAAAGGAGAGCAATTATATTTAAGAGCGTATTTTTATTTTGAGTTATTGAGACGTTTTGGTGGAGTAGTGCTGTTAACAGAAGCACAGGATTTTACAGAAGCATCGACCGACTTAAGCAGAGCCAGCTACGACGAAACACTTGCCTTGATACTAAAGGATATTGAAGAATCGATCAAACTTCTGCCGCTCACAAATTCCGATTGGCCTAATTCGGCGGCGCAATCTAATCGGGCTACCGGCGCAGCAGCAATGGCGTTAAAAGCAAGGGCTTTATTGTTTGATGCCAGTCCGCTTAATAATCCTGATGGCGATGTGAGTAAATGGAAAAAAGCCTCAGCTGCATCAAAAGCCATTATAGATTTAAATAAGTTTTCGCTGGAAGCTAATTATGCAAATGTGCTTACCGTAGCCAACTCCAGCGAATACATCAGAATTTGGCCAAGAGGCGGAAGAGGCTTCATTGGCACTTACCTGAGCGATTTTTTAATTCCTACCAGTTATGGCGGAGCACAATCTAACCTTTCGCCACTTCAAAACCATGTGGATTTATATGAAATGGCGAATGGAAAACCAATTACTGACCCTACATCTGGCTATAATCCACAAAACCCCTATGTAAACAGAGATCCCCGCTTTTATGTCAATATTTTATATAATAACGTAACCTGGCAGGGAAGACCAGTACAAACCTGGCAAACTGAACCAAATGCACAAGGCATTGTTACCTATGGCACTGATATCAGTTCTGCAACTTCTATTACTAAAACCAGCTATTATTTAAAGCGACTTTGGCCCGAAACTTCACGCTCTGGTTCAAACGCATCAGCTTTGTTAAATTATGTTTTTTATAGATATGCAGAGGTGCTGTTAAATTACGCCGAAGCTTTAAATGAAGAAAGTGGTCCGACAGGAGATGTTTATAATGCTGTAAATGCAATTCGTTTAAGAGCCAAAATGCCTGCTTTACCCGTTGGCTTAACACAAGCGCAGATGCGTGACCGGATCAGGAACGAAAGAGCTGTTGAATTTGCTTTTGAAGATATGAGATGGTGGGACATTCTGCGATGGAAAAAGGGCGCTGAAATTGTGGCTCAGCCCATGAAAGGTATGAAAGTGATTAAAAATGCAAATGGAACTTTTACCTACAGTGTAGTAGAGTTACCTGCTTTTAGTAAGGTATTTAATGATCAAATGTATCTGTATCCGATACCGCGTTCTGAAATGAATAAAACCAGTGGGGCTTTAAAGCAAAATCCAGGTTGGTAA
- a CDS encoding SusC/RagA family TonB-linked outer membrane protein: protein MIKKLHTKSAGWLLVVILSWGSINSLYAKPIEITLNNNAKPETKRFKEIVGTVKDEKNLPIPGASVKIKGTTIGVQTDVDGKFKINANQGQILVFSFIGSESKEVVVGSSTAINVILPATSSALSEVVVNGYSTQRRSAVTAAISTVSGQDLLKSPVTNVNNALAGRVPGLVVQQTSGRPGINSAALYIRGQVSPTATALIIVDGVERTSFSDIDANEIESINVLKDASSTALYGLKGANGVFVVTTKRGIEGPARVTLSSNLGFVSPTSRPEILDAYESALLLTEGQINVGDPRTFTDDDLAIFKSGTGNPLLYPNVMWYNELVKKNWMQNQQNVTVSGGSEKVKYFTSFSHLNEEGNFKEFKTPLDYSTSPSYSRYNFRARVSIDLTKTTNFEVNLAGRNEHRYSPAGMSEYNDPAGVVSNGIEGLVGRALKMPTWAAPFFKEYINSDDPKIIALDGNYNHLVNYGLGGVNSVNPYALLTYGGYAFTDNNVAESIFTLRQNLDFVTKGLSFKAQFGYDATQLSGKLQRGSTGYLELNRTTLALTPVGGTYNDFFGAPAYSRSGFTKTNLQLFLTYGRTFGKHNLSANLIGQRELQGSAAAAAPYANQGVISEATYNYANKYFVTASATYNGSENYAKGYRYGLFPAATVGYNLANEEFMKKLSWMSMFKIRGSIGRVGIPSPGTSRFYYQNRFGAGGNAVFGNPNSNFSAPTYIQSQYGNPFITFEISTKRNLGLDLAFFKDKLNITADLFDDKRSDILSTRSATSFATYGATVPSTNYGVNYNHGYELSVTYRDKVKDFTYAITGNLSFARNERRVLDEAPGLAENLRASGKPIGTFFGYHVLGFYADQKDIDSSPKNKITAYPSIPGDFKYQDINGDGIINNQDVMAIGHPNIPEYNASLNLQLGYKGFQLAVLFNGVTNVSSNVVFQSGGTNQFYVPMLDRWSPTNTDASWPVIRPGLNANPNESLNDFTLQDASYIKLRNVQLSYTLPRQWLSRLKVNSLTVFVSGQNLKTWTNFYGIDPENSLSGNAYASSITTIPTTKVVNLGLNLSF from the coding sequence ATGATAAAAAAGCTACATACCAAATCTGCGGGTTGGTTATTAGTTGTTATTTTATCCTGGGGCAGTATAAATTCACTTTATGCCAAGCCAATCGAAATAACGCTCAATAACAACGCTAAGCCAGAAACCAAACGATTTAAGGAAATTGTTGGTACAGTAAAAGACGAGAAAAATCTTCCGATACCCGGAGCAAGTGTTAAAATTAAGGGTACAACTATTGGCGTTCAAACCGATGTGGATGGAAAATTTAAAATTAACGCTAACCAGGGTCAAATCCTTGTGTTTTCCTTCATCGGCTCTGAAAGTAAGGAAGTAGTAGTGGGCAGTTCCACCGCTATCAATGTAATTTTGCCTGCTACCAGTAGTGCCTTAAGTGAAGTAGTGGTTAACGGCTATTCAACACAAAGAAGATCTGCTGTAACGGCGGCAATTAGCACGGTATCGGGTCAGGATTTACTTAAATCTCCCGTAACAAACGTTAATAATGCATTGGCTGGTCGCGTACCGGGATTAGTCGTTCAGCAAACCTCTGGTCGTCCGGGAATTAACTCTGCAGCGCTATACATTCGCGGGCAGGTTTCGCCAACAGCAACAGCTTTGATCATTGTTGATGGGGTGGAAAGAACTTCGTTTAGTGATATCGATGCCAATGAAATTGAAAGTATTAACGTATTAAAAGATGCCTCTTCTACAGCATTATATGGTTTGAAAGGTGCCAATGGTGTGTTTGTTGTCACCACCAAGCGGGGCATTGAAGGACCTGCCAGAGTTACACTTTCCAGTAACCTGGGGTTTGTTAGTCCAACATCTCGTCCGGAAATTTTAGATGCCTATGAAAGTGCATTATTGCTAACCGAGGGACAAATTAATGTAGGCGATCCGAGAACATTTACAGATGACGATTTAGCCATATTTAAATCAGGTACCGGAAACCCTTTGCTATATCCTAACGTGATGTGGTACAATGAACTGGTAAAGAAAAACTGGATGCAAAACCAACAGAATGTTACAGTTTCTGGTGGTAGCGAAAAAGTAAAATACTTTACATCTTTCAGTCATTTGAATGAGGAAGGTAACTTCAAAGAATTTAAAACACCACTGGATTATTCGACCTCGCCAAGTTACAGCCGTTACAATTTTAGGGCTCGTGTAAGTATCGATCTGACTAAAACGACCAACTTTGAAGTGAATTTGGCTGGTAGAAACGAACATCGCTACAGTCCGGCCGGGATGAGTGAGTACAATGATCCGGCAGGGGTGGTAAGCAATGGTATTGAGGGCCTGGTGGGCAGGGCTTTAAAAATGCCAACCTGGGCAGCGCCTTTCTTTAAGGAATATATTAATTCTGATGATCCAAAAATTATCGCATTGGATGGTAATTACAATCACCTGGTAAATTATGGTTTGGGTGGCGTTAACTCCGTCAATCCTTACGCATTACTTACCTATGGTGGTTATGCTTTCACTGATAATAACGTTGCAGAATCAATTTTTACACTCAGGCAGAATCTTGATTTTGTAACCAAAGGTTTAAGCTTTAAAGCGCAATTTGGTTACGATGCCACGCAACTTTCCGGAAAGCTGCAAAGAGGAAGCACCGGATATTTGGAGTTGAACCGTACAACGTTAGCGCTTACACCGGTAGGAGGAACTTACAACGACTTTTTTGGTGCACCGGCCTACTCAAGAAGTGGATTTACCAAAACCAATTTACAGTTGTTTTTAACCTATGGCAGAACATTTGGCAAGCATAATTTAAGTGCAAATTTAATCGGCCAGCGAGAATTGCAGGGCTCTGCAGCAGCGGCAGCGCCTTATGCTAATCAAGGTGTAATATCAGAGGCCACCTATAATTACGCAAATAAATACTTTGTAACGGCAAGTGCCACATATAATGGCTCTGAAAACTATGCCAAAGGTTATCGGTACGGTTTGTTTCCTGCGGCAACGGTAGGCTACAATTTAGCAAATGAGGAGTTCATGAAAAAGCTATCCTGGATGAGCATGTTCAAAATTCGCGGATCAATCGGACGGGTGGGGATACCCAGTCCGGGCACCAGTCGTTTTTACTACCAAAACCGGTTCGGAGCAGGTGGAAACGCTGTTTTTGGTAATCCTAACAGTAATTTTAGTGCACCTACCTATATCCAGTCGCAATACGGAAACCCTTTCATTACTTTTGAAATTTCTACCAAGCGGAATTTAGGTCTTGATTTAGCTTTTTTTAAAGATAAGCTGAATATTACTGCCGATTTGTTTGATGATAAACGTTCTGATATCCTATCTACGCGTTCTGCCACAAGCTTTGCCACTTATGGGGCAACAGTTCCAAGTACAAATTACGGTGTAAATTACAATCATGGTTATGAACTTTCGGTTACCTATAGAGATAAGGTGAAAGACTTTACTTACGCCATTACCGGAAACTTAAGTTTTGCCCGTAACGAGAGAAGAGTGTTGGACGAAGCACCTGGACTGGCTGAAAATTTAAGGGCTTCCGGAAAACCAATCGGAACTTTTTTTGGCTACCATGTGCTGGGCTTCTATGCTGATCAGAAAGACATTGATAGCAGCCCTAAAAATAAAATTACCGCTTACCCATCTATTCCCGGCGATTTTAAATATCAGGATATCAATGGCGACGGTATTATTAACAATCAGGATGTCATGGCAATTGGCCATCCAAACATTCCGGAGTATAACGCCAGTTTAAATCTGCAATTGGGATATAAAGGATTTCAGTTAGCGGTATTATTTAATGGCGTAACCAATGTAAGTTCAAATGTGGTTTTCCAGAGCGGAGGCACCAATCAGTTTTATGTACCGATGTTAGACCGGTGGAGCCCTACCAACACCGATGCCAGCTGGCCTGTCATTCGCCCGGGATTAAACGCAAATCCAAACGAAAGTTTGAATGATTTTACCCTTCAGGATGCCTCATACATTAAGCTTAGAAATGTGCAGCTCAGCTACACTTTACCCAGGCAATGGCTTTCCCGGTTAAAAGTGAATAGCTTAACCGTTTTTGTAAGCGGGCAAAATCTAAAAACCTGGACCAACTTTTACGGCATCGATCCGGAAAATAGTTTGTCAGGAAATGCCTATGCTTCATCAATTACAACTATTCCTACTACTAAAGTGGTTAACCTTGGTCTCAATTTATCATTTTAA
- a CDS encoding glycoside hydrolase family protein: protein MAIFRKALFTGCILLCSINFLSAKQNHKTEDIAITPNHYKTGTQSARIQKAINEAKKTTGKVVIPRYDVVTKTDVWLIDEAILLPSDFELELNNCKIKLSDRCRDNFIRSANSGLGITAVASLNNIRVIGVGNVLLEGADHPRSTGDHNKTLSLNPNGFSESFGTDADKPNENQKGGWRNHAIIFAHVDGFEISGITLKDYHGHGLVLERSTNGVVKNITFDVRQAVNINGTAQQILNQDGMGVRFGCKNIIISNIRGKSGDDFINIGLTDTGVPAGNENVNVVSGSVYTGDKDNIANIYLQNWQDFYSLSHRAIRIMPVGKLRISNVFIENMIISPLSKKGLEVEFAENIKGLFVRNLVSNFQIQAKGISDAGFRDIFYTGEGAPINVTPSESVAIDNVKNIRK, encoded by the coding sequence ATGGCGATCTTCAGGAAAGCATTATTCACAGGCTGTATTTTATTATGCAGCATCAATTTTTTATCAGCCAAACAAAACCACAAAACGGAAGATATTGCTATCACTCCGAACCATTATAAAACGGGGACACAATCAGCACGCATACAAAAGGCCATAAACGAAGCGAAGAAAACCACAGGCAAAGTTGTAATCCCCAGGTATGATGTGGTTACAAAAACGGATGTCTGGTTGATAGATGAGGCTATTTTATTGCCGTCTGATTTCGAATTGGAACTTAACAACTGTAAAATCAAACTCTCAGATCGATGCAGAGATAACTTTATCCGTTCTGCAAATTCGGGTTTGGGAATAACGGCTGTAGCATCTTTAAATAACATAAGGGTAATAGGCGTAGGGAATGTATTGCTCGAAGGTGCAGATCATCCACGTTCTACGGGAGATCACAACAAAACATTATCGCTCAATCCAAATGGTTTCAGCGAATCTTTTGGTACCGATGCCGACAAACCCAACGAAAACCAGAAAGGCGGCTGGAGGAACCATGCCATTATATTTGCACACGTAGATGGATTTGAAATTAGCGGCATCACGTTAAAAGATTATCACGGGCATGGTTTGGTTTTAGAACGCAGTACCAATGGTGTTGTGAAAAATATCACTTTTGATGTTAGGCAGGCCGTAAATATAAACGGAACGGCGCAGCAAATCCTTAATCAGGATGGGATGGGAGTGCGTTTTGGTTGTAAGAACATCATCATCTCTAATATCAGAGGAAAAAGTGGCGACGATTTTATCAATATAGGCTTAACAGACACCGGTGTGCCGGCAGGCAACGAAAATGTAAATGTGGTAAGTGGCTCCGTCTACACCGGAGATAAAGATAATATTGCTAACATCTACCTTCAAAACTGGCAGGATTTCTACTCGCTATCCCATCGTGCTATTCGTATTATGCCTGTAGGTAAACTAAGAATCAGCAATGTCTTCATCGAAAATATGATCATCAGTCCGTTATCCAAAAAAGGATTGGAAGTTGAATTTGCAGAGAACATCAAAGGTTTATTCGTGAGAAATCTGGTGAGTAATTTTCAAATACAAGCCAAAGGAATTTCAGATGCTGGTTTTAGAGATATCTTTTATACCGGTGAGGGTGCTCCGATAAATGTTACGCCAAGCGAAAGTGTAGCGATCGATAATGTGAAAAATATCAGGAAATAA
- a CDS encoding glycoside hydrolase family 88 protein: MNTKVTHISLLLLIALISVGQVRAQSLKNVIDKAFRNAEQQSLLMARKYENQPGRLPKSFEGGKDTSSDSRWWCSGFFPGSLWYLYENNKNTELLKYAKLFTDRVEREKYTTDNHDVGFMLYCSFGNGLRITGEEHYKEVLLTGAKSLATRFDPKVGLIRSWDHNTAIWQYPVIIDNLMNLELMLWAAKYSGDDSFRKIAVSHADKTMIHHFRPDHSSYHVVSYDKKTGLPHKKQTHQGAADDSAWSRGQSWGLYGYTYLYRETKDQRYLEQAKNIANFLINHPQMPKDFIPYWDYNAPQIPNTTRDASAATVMASALIELSDFVDADLKKKYMKVVDTQIRTLASDEYTAKPGENGNFILKHSTGAFPFKAEVDAPLTYADYYYLEALTRLKKRL, from the coding sequence ATGAACACAAAAGTAACACACATCTCATTGCTATTGCTAATAGCTTTAATTAGTGTTGGTCAGGTCAGGGCGCAGTCGCTTAAAAATGTAATCGATAAAGCTTTTAGAAATGCGGAGCAACAAAGCCTGTTGATGGCCAGAAAGTATGAAAACCAGCCGGGCAGGTTGCCTAAATCTTTTGAAGGAGGTAAAGATACTTCATCAGACTCCCGATGGTGGTGCAGTGGGTTTTTCCCCGGTTCGCTCTGGTATTTGTACGAAAACAATAAAAATACCGAATTGCTTAAGTACGCTAAATTATTTACAGATAGGGTAGAACGGGAAAAATACACCACCGATAACCATGATGTTGGCTTTATGCTTTACTGTAGTTTCGGCAACGGTTTGCGCATAACCGGCGAAGAACATTACAAGGAAGTATTATTAACTGGTGCAAAATCCTTGGCTACCCGTTTTGATCCTAAAGTGGGATTAATCCGTTCGTGGGATCATAACACCGCAATTTGGCAGTATCCGGTAATTATTGATAACCTCATGAACCTGGAGCTGATGTTGTGGGCAGCTAAATATTCCGGGGACGATAGCTTTCGAAAAATCGCAGTTTCACATGCAGATAAAACGATGATTCATCATTTTCGTCCGGATCACAGCTCTTACCACGTAGTTTCTTACGATAAGAAAACGGGCCTGCCGCATAAAAAACAAACACACCAGGGTGCCGCAGATGATTCTGCCTGGAGCCGAGGACAATCATGGGGTTTGTACGGTTACACTTACTTATATCGCGAAACTAAGGATCAACGTTATCTGGAACAAGCTAAAAACATTGCCAATTTCTTAATCAATCATCCTCAGATGCCAAAGGATTTTATTCCTTACTGGGATTACAATGCACCGCAAATTCCAAATACCACCCGCGATGCTTCTGCGGCAACGGTGATGGCTTCGGCATTAATTGAACTGAGCGATTTTGTAGATGCGGATCTGAAGAAGAAATATATGAAAGTGGTAGATACCCAGATTAGAACCCTGGCATCTGATGAATACACCGCTAAGCCAGGCGAAAACGGCAATTTCATCTTGAAACACAGCACCGGAGCTTTTCCTTTCAAGGCCGAAGTTGATGCGCCATTAACCTATGCAGATTACTATTATCTGGAAGCATTAACAAGACTGAAAAAAAGGCTTTAA